In Ovis aries strain OAR_USU_Benz2616 breed Rambouillet chromosome 16, ARS-UI_Ramb_v3.0, whole genome shotgun sequence, one DNA window encodes the following:
- the TMEM267 gene encoding transmembrane protein 267, with amino-acid sequence MASETEKTHALLQSCSTESLLSSLGLGLFCTVADRLLQFPIIQQNAWLRALSDNSVHCVIGMWSWAIVIGIRKKTDFGEIILAGFLASVIDIDHFLLSGSMSLKAALSLPRRPFLHCSTVIPTVVLTLKFTMHFFKLKDSWCFLPWMLFISWTSHHIRDGIRHGLWICPFGKTSPLPFWLYVIITSSLPHICSFVMYFTGTRQMMSSKHGIHIDV; translated from the exons ATGGCATCAGAGACTGAGAAGACTCATGCTCTACTCCAGTCGTGCAGCACTGAATCTCTTCTTTCCAGCCTTGGTCTGGGCTTATTCTGCACAGTAGCTGACAGACTTCTTCAGTTTCCCATCATTCAACAAAATGCCTGGCTTCGTGCACTTTCAGATAATTCAGTACACTGCGTGATTGGCATGTGGTCATGGGCAATAGTCATTGGAATCAGGAAGAAGACTGACTTTGGAGAAATCATTTTAGCTGGATTTTTAGCCTCTGTTATTGATATAGACCACTTTTTGCTATCTGGATCCATGTCTTTAAAG GCTGCTCTGAGTCTTCCACGACGCCCTTTCCTTCACTGTTCTACTGTGATACCCACTGTGGTTCTGACCCTAAAGTTTACAATGCACTTCTTCAAGCTCAAAGACTCATGGTGCTTTCTTCCCTGGATGTTATTTATATCCTGGACCTCACACCACATCCGAGATGGAATTCGCCATGGCTTGTGGATATGCCCATTTGGAAAAACTTCTCCTTTGCCATTTTGGCTTTATGTAATAATCACATCATCTCTACCTCACATCTGTTCATTCGTTATGTATTTCACAGGGACCAGACAAATGATGTCTTCAAAACATGGAATTCATATTGATGTGTGA